Proteins encoded together in one Agromyces sp. 3263 window:
- a CDS encoding glutathione peroxidase, translating into MDIRDIPITTIDGGTASLADYGDQVVMVVNVASRCGLTPQYEKLEALQREYGPRGFTVLGFPCNQFAGQEPGSAEDIKEFCSMTYGVSFPLMDKVRVNGRHRHPLYAELTKVPDAAGKTGRVKWNFEKFVVLPDGEVVRFRPAVQPDDPAVIAVIERGLAEAQAA; encoded by the coding sequence GTGGACATCCGAGACATCCCCATCACGACCATCGACGGCGGCACCGCCTCGCTCGCCGACTACGGCGACCAGGTCGTGATGGTGGTGAACGTCGCATCGAGGTGCGGGCTGACACCGCAGTACGAGAAGCTCGAGGCGCTCCAGCGCGAGTACGGCCCGCGGGGCTTCACGGTGCTCGGGTTCCCCTGCAACCAGTTCGCCGGCCAGGAGCCGGGATCCGCCGAGGACATCAAGGAATTCTGCTCGATGACGTACGGCGTGAGCTTCCCGCTCATGGACAAGGTGCGGGTGAACGGCCGGCACCGGCATCCGCTCTACGCGGAGCTCACGAAGGTTCCGGATGCCGCGGGCAAGACCGGTCGGGTCAAGTGGAACTTCGAGAAGTTCGTGGTGCTGCCGGACGGCGAGGTCGTCCGCTTCCGGCCTGCCGTGCAGCCCGACGATCCCGCGGTGATCGCCGTCATCGAGCGAGGACTCGCCGAGGCCCAGGCGGCCTGA
- the nadD gene encoding nicotinate-nucleotide adenylyltransferase, with translation MTGENGRPRIGVMGGTFDPIHHGHLVAASEVAQSLGLDEVMFVPTGAPSYKADVTPAEHRYLMTVIATASNPTFTVSRVDIDRHKPTFTIDTLRDLHEERPDADLYFITGADAIAQILSWKDVDELWRLAHFVAVSRPGHVLSVSGLPEQDVSLLEVPALAISSTDCRDRVRRGFPVWYLVPDGVVQYISKHHLYRSVE, from the coding sequence ATGACGGGTGAGAACGGTCGGCCACGCATCGGCGTGATGGGCGGCACGTTCGACCCCATCCATCACGGCCACCTGGTGGCCGCGAGCGAGGTGGCGCAGTCGCTCGGCCTCGACGAGGTCATGTTCGTGCCCACGGGCGCGCCGAGCTACAAGGCCGACGTCACGCCGGCCGAGCACCGGTACCTCATGACGGTCATCGCGACGGCGTCGAATCCGACCTTCACCGTGAGCCGCGTCGACATCGACCGCCACAAGCCCACGTTCACGATCGACACGCTGCGCGACCTGCACGAGGAGCGGCCCGACGCCGACCTCTACTTCATCACCGGGGCCGACGCGATCGCCCAGATCCTGTCATGGAAGGACGTCGACGAGCTCTGGCGGCTCGCGCATTTCGTCGCTGTGAGTCGGCCGGGACACGTGCTGTCCGTTTCGGGATTGCCGGAGCAGGACGTAAGCTTGCTGGAGGTTCCGGCACTTGCGATCTCGTCGACCGACTGCCGGGACAGGGTGCGCCGGGGATTCCCGGTGTGGTACTTGGTGCCCGATGGGGTCGTCCAGTACATCTCCAAGCACCATCTCTATCGGAGTGTCGAATGA
- the rsfS gene encoding ribosome silencing factor has protein sequence MTASDQALESLALAAPAADSKGGEDLVALDVSGPLPFADVFLLVTGNSERNVVAIADEVEDVLREAGAKTLHREGHAAGRWILLDFGGLVVHVFHREERLYYGLERLWLDCPALPVAPLLAREN, from the coding sequence ATGACCGCATCCGACCAGGCACTCGAGTCGCTCGCCCTCGCGGCGCCCGCAGCGGATTCGAAGGGCGGCGAGGACCTCGTCGCCCTCGACGTGTCGGGACCGCTGCCGTTCGCCGACGTCTTCCTCCTCGTCACGGGCAATTCGGAGCGCAACGTCGTCGCGATCGCCGACGAGGTCGAAGACGTGCTGCGCGAGGCCGGGGCGAAGACCCTGCACCGCGAGGGTCACGCCGCGGGCCGATGGATCCTGCTCGACTTCGGCGGGCTCGTGGTGCACGTGTTCCACCGGGAGGAGCGCCTCTACTACGGTCTGGAGCGGCTCTGGCTGGACTGCCCGGCCCTGCCGGTCGCACCCCTGCTCGCGCGCGAGAACTGA
- a CDS encoding glutathionylspermidine synthase family protein produces the protein MIRTSSTPRADWRGRFDRIGFTFYDLPSEGGRPYWQEEAAYGFTMAEIDAFEQATRELFDRCMDAVEHLVRTRRFAEFGIPTPLHDLVARSWDEDDPTVYGRFDLAYDGQDTIKLLEFNADTPTSLVESAAAQWQWLVETRGQDADQFNLLHELLVEQWEHIRTARLGVAAGARLHLASLHDAGDGELIVEDADTVAYMAETAKQAGFDTKLIFVEDIRFDVDAHRFVDPDGEPIRQIFKLYPWEWMAQEQFAGFLESTRDSTVWVEPIWKMLLSNKQLLVVLWELFPGHPLLLPASATPEPLSGTAYVSKPKLGREGANVTMLDASGAEIASNGGDYGDTGFVYQQRADLARIDGRTVVIGSWVVGETPAGIDVRETSGPITGDLAEFVPHFIIDPEESR, from the coding sequence GTGATCCGCACCTCCTCCACGCCACGTGCCGACTGGCGTGGGCGGTTCGATCGCATCGGCTTCACGTTCTACGACCTGCCTTCCGAAGGCGGGCGTCCGTATTGGCAGGAAGAGGCCGCCTACGGCTTCACGATGGCCGAGATCGACGCCTTCGAGCAGGCGACACGAGAATTGTTCGACCGGTGCATGGACGCGGTCGAACATCTCGTGCGCACCCGCCGCTTCGCCGAGTTCGGCATCCCCACGCCGCTGCACGACCTGGTCGCGCGTTCGTGGGATGAGGACGACCCGACCGTGTACGGCCGCTTCGACCTCGCCTACGACGGCCAGGACACCATCAAGCTCCTCGAGTTCAACGCCGACACGCCGACCTCGCTCGTGGAGTCGGCTGCCGCGCAGTGGCAGTGGCTGGTGGAGACGCGCGGCCAGGACGCCGACCAGTTCAACCTGCTGCACGAGCTCCTCGTCGAGCAGTGGGAGCACATCAGGACGGCTCGCCTCGGCGTGGCGGCCGGAGCGCGGCTGCATCTCGCCTCGCTGCACGACGCGGGCGACGGCGAGCTCATCGTCGAAGACGCCGACACGGTGGCGTACATGGCCGAGACGGCGAAGCAGGCGGGCTTCGACACGAAGCTCATCTTCGTGGAGGACATCCGGTTCGATGTCGACGCCCACCGGTTCGTCGACCCCGACGGGGAGCCGATCCGGCAGATCTTCAAGCTGTATCCCTGGGAGTGGATGGCCCAGGAGCAGTTCGCCGGATTCCTCGAGTCCACGCGCGACTCGACCGTGTGGGTCGAGCCGATCTGGAAGATGCTCCTGTCCAACAAGCAGTTGCTCGTCGTGCTCTGGGAGCTCTTCCCGGGCCATCCGCTCCTCCTTCCCGCGTCGGCGACGCCCGAGCCGCTCTCCGGGACGGCCTACGTCTCGAAGCCGAAGCTGGGGCGCGAGGGAGCCAACGTCACGATGCTCGATGCGTCGGGTGCCGAGATCGCCTCCAACGGGGGCGACTACGGCGACACGGGATTCGTGTACCAGCAGCGTGCCGACCTCGCTCGCATCGACGGCAGGACCGTCGTCATCGGATCCTGGGTGGTGGGCGAGACGCCGGCCGGCATCGACGTCCGTGAGACGAGCGGGCCCATCACCGGCGACCTGGCCGAGTTCGTACCGCATTTCATCATCGATCCCGAGGAGTCGCGATGA
- a CDS encoding dihydrolipoamide acetyltransferase family protein, giving the protein MGRDFILPDLGEGLTEAEIVAWLVQPGDEVVIDQPVVELESAKSVVQLPTPFAGVVESLGGETGQVLHAGSVLMTLAPVGAAVETATNAPNAAAASAAAAPASAPPVAAEPGIAVPLDTATEESGAVLIGYGTRATTATARPSGAPTRFGRRGSSAAPGASTPPPRPVAPPPPSRLDPERRSPVVSPIVRRIAREHGFDASQLDGSGPDHLVMRRDVEAFLREIQAASDAATGPGASSAPPADHVSATPQPAPVPSSAPSTPDAATDRRVPLDRMGRAAAAHFSRSRREIPEATVWMDVDATGLLAARRELQEATGERFGVTALVARFAVAGLARHPLLNSSFDAERDEIVVHGAVNLGIAAQTPRGLLVPVVHGADHLTLRTLRDAIGARSEEAATGAFPPAALQGGTFTLNNYGTLGVDGSAAIINHPEAAMLGIGRLVQRPWVVDGELAVRTVTELTLSFDHRVCDGAEAAAFLTYVAGCIERPVSVLAEL; this is encoded by the coding sequence ATGGGACGCGACTTCATCCTGCCCGACCTGGGCGAGGGCCTCACCGAGGCGGAGATCGTCGCCTGGCTCGTGCAGCCCGGCGACGAGGTCGTCATCGACCAGCCCGTCGTCGAGCTCGAGTCGGCCAAGTCGGTCGTGCAGCTGCCCACCCCGTTCGCAGGCGTCGTCGAGTCGCTCGGCGGCGAGACCGGCCAGGTGCTCCATGCCGGCAGCGTGCTCATGACGCTCGCCCCGGTGGGCGCGGCGGTCGAGACGGCGACGAATGCCCCGAATGCCGCGGCCGCGTCGGCGGCTGCTGCCCCGGCATCCGCGCCACCCGTCGCCGCCGAGCCCGGAATCGCCGTGCCCCTCGACACGGCCACCGAGGAGTCGGGCGCCGTGCTCATCGGCTACGGCACCCGCGCGACCACCGCGACCGCTCGCCCGTCGGGCGCGCCCACGAGGTTCGGCCGCCGCGGATCCTCGGCCGCGCCCGGCGCGAGCACGCCTCCGCCCCGCCCGGTCGCGCCGCCTCCGCCTTCGCGCCTGGATCCGGAGCGCCGCTCCCCCGTCGTCTCGCCGATCGTGCGCCGCATCGCACGGGAGCACGGCTTCGACGCGAGCCAGCTCGACGGCTCGGGCCCCGATCACCTGGTGATGCGCCGCGACGTCGAGGCGTTCCTCCGCGAGATCCAGGCTGCGTCGGATGCCGCCACGGGCCCCGGAGCGTCGTCGGCGCCCCCCGCCGACCACGTCTCGGCGACCCCGCAGCCCGCACCCGTGCCATCCTCCGCCCCGTCGACGCCGGATGCCGCGACCGACCGTCGCGTGCCGCTCGATCGCATGGGCCGCGCCGCCGCCGCGCACTTCTCACGCTCGCGGCGCGAGATCCCCGAGGCGACCGTGTGGATGGACGTCGACGCGACCGGGCTGCTCGCCGCGCGGCGCGAGCTGCAGGAGGCGACCGGCGAGCGCTTCGGCGTCACGGCGCTCGTGGCCAGGTTCGCCGTGGCAGGCCTGGCGCGGCATCCGCTGCTCAACTCCAGCTTCGACGCTGAGCGCGACGAGATCGTCGTGCACGGTGCCGTGAACCTCGGCATCGCCGCGCAGACGCCACGGGGCCTGCTCGTGCCCGTCGTCCACGGCGCCGACCACCTCACGCTCCGCACGCTCCGCGATGCCATCGGGGCACGCAGCGAGGAGGCGGCGACCGGCGCCTTCCCGCCCGCCGCCCTGCAGGGCGGCACCTTCACGCTGAACAACTACGGCACGCTCGGGGTCGACGGCTCCGCGGCGATCATCAACCACCCCGAGGCGGCGATGCTCGGGATCGGACGGCTCGTGCAACGCCCGTGGGTCGTCGACGGCGAGCTCGCCGTGCGCACGGTCACCGAGCTCACGCTCTCGTTCGATCACCGCGTGTGCGATGGTGCTGAGGCTGCGGCATTCCTCACGTACGTCGCGGGATGCATCGAGCGGCCGGTGTCGGTGCTCGCCGAGCTCTGA